A part of Melittangium boletus DSM 14713 genomic DNA contains:
- a CDS encoding NUDIX hydrolase, producing MSNGSAWQGSVKVRLYERVRERGYDSLTAFAEARPAVPLYLLAEELGKDDVAAVQVLSGLLAEAEQRKQVTRFVRDVLVRELSESLPNGWPTELDDASRGEVAMALGTWSAYTPETHKERVKQARATLRATPPRAGWRPLGPDDELLRTLLPDEEA from the coding sequence ATGAGCAACGGATCCGCGTGGCAAGGCAGCGTGAAGGTGCGCCTGTACGAGCGGGTTCGCGAACGGGGTTACGATTCTCTCACTGCCTTCGCCGAGGCACGCCCCGCCGTCCCGTTGTACTTACTGGCCGAAGAGCTTGGAAAGGACGACGTCGCGGCAGTGCAGGTGTTGAGCGGATTGCTCGCCGAGGCCGAACAGCGCAAGCAGGTCACGCGCTTTGTTCGCGACGTGCTTGTGCGCGAATTATCCGAGAGTCTCCCCAACGGCTGGCCAACCGAGCTGGACGACGCGAGCCGTGGAGAGGTTGCCATGGCGCTCGGCACGTGGTCCGCATACACGCCAGAAACGCATAAGGAGCGCGTCAAGCAGGCCCGAGCAACGCTCCGCGCCACACCGCCCCGAGCCGGCTGGCGCCCGCTCGGCCCTGACGATGAACTACTGCGCACGCTCCTACCCGACGAGGAAGCCTGA
- a CDS encoding DUF2380 domain-containing protein, which translates to MGVLSLPVVSAAVRIQVGQVMLTQAHGELPQGVRDALGDGPEVGTMHVTGKARAGMAEPPQHHVMPKEFREWFEKRGFTGEMDIDEFCVKLEQAHHEAVHGGGDWKLGRSWPGEWNRMIMEALYEAETEAGRMLTRNEILKNVAKRMRDYQIPMSFTRWRGR; encoded by the coding sequence TTGGGCGTTCTCTCCCTGCCCGTCGTCAGCGCCGCCGTGCGAATTCAAGTGGGCCAGGTGATGCTGACGCAGGCGCATGGCGAGCTGCCGCAGGGCGTGCGCGACGCGCTGGGCGATGGGCCCGAGGTGGGGACCATGCACGTGACGGGCAAAGCGAGGGCTGGCATGGCCGAGCCTCCGCAGCACCACGTCATGCCGAAAGAGTTCCGCGAGTGGTTCGAGAAGCGCGGCTTCACCGGCGAGATGGACATCGACGAGTTCTGCGTCAAGCTGGAACAGGCTCACCACGAGGCCGTCCACGGCGGTGGCGACTGGAAGCTGGGACGCTCATGGCCGGGTGAATGGAACCGGATGATCATGGAGGCGCTGTACGAGGCCGAGACCGAAGCAGGCCGGATGTTGACGCGGAACGAGATCCTGAAGAACGTCGCGAAGCGGATGAGGGACTATCAGATCCCAATGAGCTTCACCCGCTGGAGGGGACGATGA
- a CDS encoding methyltransferase: protein MDSTSWRSESGEPAPSKLSPVDDRLTADTALRRVRRGEYLLYTGDFHNAKQLVGAMARRLPHPPAARSPLEAFRAERRARQLEHDTLSRIVVALDREYRLEVKRAPDVAEACRQVWGKPEADRTLVSLKTLLGMLGAAEWRRKGLAVPGLEGKLHPHYGVYLPTRTDYVELLLSVTDVKGKQVFDVGTGTGVLSFILLQRGAAAVTATDCDSRAVACARENAERLRLSKRFQVLETDLLPPGKADLIVSNPPWIPEPPKNRVDRAVFDEDNRFLLGFLDGLAAHLNPGGQGLLLLSDLAVLLGLRSPEWLDEQLAQRGLVVKWKRSAPARHGKAKDKSDPLHAARSREITTLYGIVPGAPVAG from the coding sequence ATGGATTCCACGAGTTGGCGTTCGGAGAGCGGCGAGCCCGCCCCGTCGAAGTTGTCCCCGGTCGATGACCGCCTCACGGCGGACACGGCGCTGCGGCGGGTCCGGCGCGGCGAGTACCTGCTCTATACGGGCGACTTCCACAACGCGAAGCAGCTCGTGGGCGCAATGGCCCGCCGCCTGCCCCACCCTCCGGCGGCCCGCTCACCCCTGGAGGCCTTCCGCGCCGAGCGCCGCGCCCGCCAGTTGGAACACGACACCCTGTCGCGCATCGTGGTGGCGCTCGACCGGGAGTACCGGCTGGAGGTGAAGCGCGCGCCCGACGTCGCCGAGGCCTGCCGCCAGGTGTGGGGCAAGCCAGAGGCCGACCGGACCCTCGTGTCCCTCAAGACGCTCCTGGGCATGCTCGGCGCTGCGGAATGGCGGCGCAAGGGGCTCGCGGTCCCTGGCCTCGAGGGCAAGCTCCATCCGCACTACGGCGTCTATCTGCCCACGCGCACCGACTACGTGGAGTTGCTGCTCTCCGTCACCGATGTCAAAGGCAAGCAGGTGTTCGACGTAGGCACGGGAACCGGCGTGTTGTCCTTCATCCTGTTGCAGCGCGGGGCGGCGGCGGTGACGGCGACGGATTGTGATTCGCGCGCCGTGGCCTGCGCCCGGGAGAACGCCGAACGCCTGCGTTTGTCCAAACGCTTCCAGGTCCTGGAGACCGATCTCCTCCCGCCGGGCAAGGCGGACCTCATCGTCAGCAATCCGCCGTGGATTCCCGAGCCGCCCAAGAACCGGGTGGATCGCGCGGTGTTCGACGAGGACAACCGCTTCCTGCTCGGCTTCCTGGATGGGCTCGCCGCGCACCTGAATCCCGGCGGTCAGGGCCTGCTGCTGCTGTCGGATCTCGCGGTGCTGCTTGGCTTGCGCTCACCGGAGTGGTTGGACGAGCAGCTCGCCCAACGGGGTCTCGTGGTGAAGTGGAAGCGCTCCGCCCCGGCGCGTCACGGCAAGGCGAAGGACAAGAGCGATCCGCTCCACGCCGCCCGGTCCCGGGAGATCACGACGCTCTATGGCATCGTGCCCGGTGCTCCGGTGGCCGGGTAA
- a CDS encoding invertase recombinase-like protein: MLALVVACGGSNSEESRDPGQHQPDTGVGEETPDAGAGLPDAGEETPDAGAGLPDAGEETPDAGGGEETPDAGGGEETPDAGAGLPDAGGGEETPDAGAGLPDAGGGEETPDAGVGLPDAGGETPDAGAGTPDAGGDAGVPLEVNVIGNWGFEEWPGSLPVLWFGSKSSISSDGVQKETTRAFEGVNAVRLVNTSSSHKRFTTQAKSMPAGHYSCTFQARGNGDIRNAFFSDDYSSYSGYTSLNTQSWTRLTYSFNLASDVFDTFELVFSVRNTSGDHLLLDDVRCVRAPEPCDVVSCEPWERCVNSTATCEPLANRCNSAADCSEWQACDEGNTCVVAEDRCTRHADCADTPETPVCEVSTHLCIEGDPCAGVTCGHPATSCNPRTGVCELAEGACFTTYDCLGDLPACDPGTKRCVSADHSANIIRNGGFESWNTYSIPYQGEHFIPDYWYGIDNGSADPGTQIKPSRLVPYTTAVHGGSIALQFVTPIQVAERFTTEKFNVPIGSYSCSYRVRGHGTIRHRSYSSGGWSPQTDFLAVDSDEWRPVFFRFNGNVRDWRLFFYPSRSEADRDHLQVDDVVCTKD, from the coding sequence TTGCTGGCCTTGGTGGTCGCCTGCGGCGGTTCGAACTCAGAGGAATCGCGTGATCCCGGACAGCATCAGCCGGACACGGGAGTCGGCGAGGAGACGCCGGACGCGGGAGCAGGGCTGCCGGACGCAGGCGAAGAGACGCCAGACGCGGGAGCGGGGCTGCCGGATGCAGGCGAAGAGACGCCAGACGCGGGAGGTGGTGAGGAGACGCCCGACGCGGGAGGCGGCGAGGAGACGCCGGACGCGGGAGCGGGACTGCCGGACGCGGGAGGCGGAGAAGAGACGCCGGACGCGGGAGCGGGACTGCCGGACGCGGGAGGCGGAGAAGAGACGCCGGACGCGGGAGTGGGACTGCCGGATGCAGGCGGAGAGACGCCCGACGCGGGGGCAGGGACACCGGACGCGGGCGGAGACGCGGGCGTGCCGTTGGAGGTGAACGTCATCGGCAACTGGGGCTTTGAAGAATGGCCCGGTTCTCTCCCGGTGCTGTGGTTCGGGAGCAAGTCGAGCATCTCCAGCGATGGGGTTCAGAAGGAGACCACGCGTGCCTTCGAAGGGGTGAACGCGGTTCGCCTCGTCAACACGTCGAGTTCGCACAAGCGCTTCACGACCCAGGCCAAGTCGATGCCTGCTGGCCATTACTCATGCACATTCCAGGCGCGGGGCAATGGAGACATTCGCAACGCCTTCTTCAGCGACGATTACTCCAGCTATTCGGGGTACACCTCGCTCAATACCCAGTCGTGGACCCGTCTGACGTACAGCTTCAATCTCGCCAGCGACGTCTTCGACACCTTTGAACTCGTTTTCAGTGTCCGAAATACCAGCGGGGATCATCTGCTCCTGGATGATGTGCGCTGCGTACGGGCCCCGGAGCCGTGCGACGTGGTCAGTTGCGAGCCCTGGGAGCGGTGTGTGAACAGCACCGCGACCTGCGAGCCGCTTGCCAATCGCTGTAACTCCGCCGCCGACTGCAGCGAGTGGCAGGCGTGCGATGAGGGCAATACGTGCGTGGTGGCGGAGGATCGCTGCACCCGTCACGCGGACTGCGCGGACACGCCAGAGACGCCGGTCTGCGAGGTCTCCACGCATCTCTGCATTGAAGGCGACCCGTGCGCGGGCGTCACGTGCGGCCACCCCGCGACGAGTTGTAACCCCAGGACGGGCGTGTGTGAGTTGGCGGAGGGAGCTTGCTTCACAACGTACGATTGCCTGGGTGATTTGCCGGCCTGTGATCCGGGAACCAAACGCTGTGTTTCCGCTGACCACTCCGCGAACATCATCCGCAATGGCGGGTTCGAGAGCTGGAATACTTATTCCATTCCCTATCAGGGGGAGCATTTCATCCCAGACTATTGGTATGGCATCGACAACGGCTCCGCGGACCCCGGCACGCAGATAAAGCCCTCGCGGCTTGTGCCGTACACGACGGCGGTGCATGGCGGCTCGATCGCGCTGCAGTTCGTGACCCCCATCCAGGTGGCCGAGCGTTTCACGACCGAGAAGTTCAACGTCCCGATCGGTAGCTACTCCTGTTCATACCGAGTGCGGGGGCATGGCACCATTCGCCACCGCAGCTATTCGAGCGGTGGGTGGAGTCCTCAGACGGACTTCCTCGCCGTCGACAGCGATGAGTGGCGGCCAGTCTTCTTCCGCTTCAACGGGAACGTGCGCGACTGGCGCTTGTTCTTCTACCCAAGCCGCAGCGAGGCCGACCGCGACCATCTCCAGGTTGACGACGTCGTCTGCACCAAGGACTAA
- a CDS encoding MBL fold metallo-hydrolase — protein MKALHRKELYGWSVFDEARNLDFHSVLWVRPEGNVVIDPLPLSTHDAAHLRSLGGVAWVVVTNSDHVRTTRELVSAFGAKVAGPGAEAETFPLRCDRWLSTGDELVPGLVAMELHGSKTPGELALLLEDTTLVTGDLIRGHMGGRLNLLPEAKLKDFVQARASVHELLARGPRIDAVLVGDGWPVFRGGRAALEELSQSRYDSC, from the coding sequence ATGAAAGCCCTGCACCGCAAAGAGCTCTATGGCTGGTCCGTCTTCGACGAGGCGCGCAACCTGGACTTCCACAGCGTCCTGTGGGTACGCCCCGAGGGCAACGTGGTCATCGATCCGCTCCCGCTGTCCACGCACGATGCCGCGCACCTGCGCTCGCTCGGAGGTGTGGCCTGGGTGGTGGTGACCAACTCGGACCACGTCCGCACCACCCGCGAGTTGGTCTCCGCTTTCGGCGCGAAGGTGGCCGGCCCTGGTGCCGAGGCGGAGACCTTTCCTCTCAGGTGCGACCGGTGGCTCTCCACGGGCGACGAGCTCGTCCCCGGGCTGGTGGCGATGGAACTGCACGGCTCCAAGACGCCCGGCGAGCTGGCCCTGCTGCTCGAGGACACGACGCTGGTGACGGGGGACTTGATTCGCGGCCACATGGGTGGACGGCTCAACCTCCTGCCGGAGGCGAAGCTGAAGGACTTCGTCCAGGCCCGAGCCTCGGTGCACGAGCTGCTTGCACGAGGGCCGCGCATCGACGCGGTGCTGGTGGGCGATGGTTGGCCGGTGTTCCGCGGCGGACGCGCGGCCCTGGAGGAACTCTCGCAATCCCGATACGATTCGTGCTGA
- a CDS encoding MmcQ/YjbR family DNA-binding protein has translation MTWKQFCALGLKLPDVEEGTSYGTPALKCRGKLLARLKEDGTTVVLSVETVDEQQFLIRAKPDVYFLTPHYEGYPLVLAHLPALRTPAARTHLESARGRVAPKRKSATVRGEKKGATAVRRSTRPK, from the coding sequence ATGACCTGGAAGCAGTTCTGTGCCTTGGGGTTGAAGCTGCCGGATGTCGAGGAGGGGACGTCCTATGGGACGCCAGCGCTGAAGTGCCGGGGAAAGCTCCTCGCACGATTGAAAGAGGATGGCACGACCGTGGTGCTGTCTGTCGAGACGGTCGATGAGCAGCAGTTTCTCATCCGGGCGAAGCCCGACGTGTACTTCCTCACGCCGCACTACGAGGGCTATCCGCTGGTGCTCGCACACCTGCCGGCGCTTCGTACGCCGGCGGCACGAACGCATCTCGAGAGCGCTCGCGGGCGCGTGGCACCAAAACGGAAGTCAGCAACGGTGCGAGGCGAGAAGAAGGGAGCGACAGCCGTCCGGCGCTCCACGCGTCCAAAATAG
- a CDS encoding AraC family transcriptional regulator: protein MRKKPGHHPQAHLEGLRQRVPADGETAGPRLRIGSGAEGLERLEASFTGQAFSPHRHDTYAIGMTLTGVQTFRYRGERRHCLAGEGHILHPDELHDGGAGTEEGFGYRILYVDPSLVQQALDGKPLPFVADPVVKHHDMDPALIACLNDIDEPIGDCERVEIALVIAGVLEKHSSAPRNKRVPLCMASLLRVRDLIADDPMIQHPVKEFERVSGLDRWTIARQFRAAFGTSPSRFRTMRQLDLARLMIIGGMPLRDAALEAGFADQSHLSRMFKRTYGLTPARWAAALT, encoded by the coding sequence ATGCGGAAGAAGCCAGGACACCACCCCCAAGCTCATCTCGAAGGCTTGCGCCAACGCGTGCCCGCTGACGGCGAAACGGCCGGGCCTCGTCTGCGGATCGGCTCTGGGGCGGAGGGGCTCGAACGTCTTGAAGCATCGTTCACGGGCCAGGCGTTTTCCCCGCACCGTCACGATACCTATGCGATTGGCATGACGCTGACGGGCGTGCAGACGTTCCGCTATCGTGGAGAGCGGCGGCATTGCCTCGCTGGCGAAGGACACATCCTCCATCCCGATGAGCTCCATGACGGCGGAGCGGGCACCGAAGAAGGATTCGGGTACAGGATCCTCTATGTCGATCCGTCGCTCGTTCAACAGGCGCTGGATGGAAAGCCATTGCCCTTCGTCGCCGACCCCGTCGTCAAACATCACGACATGGATCCGGCCCTGATCGCCTGCTTGAACGATATCGACGAGCCGATTGGCGACTGCGAGCGTGTCGAAATCGCGCTCGTGATCGCGGGAGTGCTGGAGAAGCATTCTTCCGCGCCCCGGAACAAGAGGGTTCCGCTCTGCATGGCCTCGTTGTTGCGCGTGCGTGACCTCATCGCCGACGACCCGATGATCCAGCATCCGGTCAAGGAGTTCGAACGTGTTTCGGGCTTGGATCGCTGGACGATCGCGCGTCAGTTTCGCGCCGCGTTTGGCACGAGCCCGAGCCGCTTCCGCACCATGCGGCAGTTGGATCTCGCGCGCCTGATGATCATCGGCGGCATGCCGCTGCGCGACGCCGCGTTGGAGGCGGGCTTCGCCGACCAGAGTCACCTGTCGCGCATGTTCAAGCGGACCTACGGCCTGACTCCCGCGAGGTGGGCCGCGGCGCTTACCTAG
- a CDS encoding NAD(P)-dependent oxidoreductase produces MDIGFIGLGVMGQPMALNLARAGVTLVVWNRSADKCEPLRAAGAKVAASAAEVFGQARVVILMLADGAAIDSALGRGTPDFGANVARHTIVHMGTTSPEYSRGLESDIRAAGGSYVEAPVSGSRKPAEAGQLVAMLAGESAALEEVRPLLQPMCHETILCGPVPSALLMKLSVNLFLITMVTGLAEAAHFAGQHGLDMQQFLAVLDAGPMASSVSRVKALKLVARDFAVQASSTDVLKNNRLIAEAARESHVASPLLDVCHSLYGETVALGHGQADMVAVVRAIEARTDSGAR; encoded by the coding sequence ATGGACATCGGTTTCATCGGCCTCGGCGTCATGGGACAACCCATGGCGCTCAATCTGGCCCGTGCGGGAGTGACGCTCGTCGTCTGGAACCGCTCCGCTGACAAGTGTGAGCCCTTGCGCGCGGCCGGTGCGAAGGTGGCGGCGAGCGCCGCCGAGGTCTTCGGACAGGCACGCGTCGTGATCCTCATGTTGGCCGACGGCGCCGCGATCGATTCCGCCCTGGGCCGTGGCACGCCGGACTTCGGCGCGAACGTCGCGCGGCACACGATCGTCCACATGGGGACGACCTCGCCCGAGTACTCGCGCGGGCTCGAATCCGACATTCGCGCCGCGGGAGGCAGCTATGTCGAAGCGCCCGTCTCTGGCTCGCGGAAGCCCGCCGAGGCCGGGCAGCTCGTGGCGATGCTGGCCGGCGAGAGCGCGGCCCTGGAGGAGGTTCGCCCGCTGCTCCAACCGATGTGCCATGAGACGATCCTCTGTGGACCCGTCCCGAGCGCGCTGCTCATGAAGCTCTCGGTCAACCTGTTCCTGATCACCATGGTCACCGGCCTCGCGGAGGCGGCTCATTTCGCCGGCCAGCATGGCTTGGACATGCAACAGTTCCTCGCCGTGCTCGACGCCGGTCCGATGGCGAGCAGCGTGTCACGCGTGAAGGCGCTCAAGCTGGTGGCCCGGGACTTCGCCGTCCAGGCCTCGAGCACCGATGTCTTGAAGAACAATCGGCTGATCGCCGAGGCGGCAAGAGAGTCCCACGTGGCTTCGCCCCTGCTGGATGTCTGTCACTCCCTGTACGGCGAGACCGTGGCGCTGGGACATGGCCAGGCCGACATGGTGGCGGTCGTTCGCGCGATCGAGGCCCGAACGGACTCCGGTGCTAGGTAA
- the tmk gene encoding dTMP kinase, translating into MSPAPKPAARGRLIVLEGLDGAGTTTQVERLAAALRAEGHPVFTTREPSDGPVGVLIRQALTGRVVLPGGAGPLAPETLALLYAADRTDHLRARVLPALEAGQVVLSDRSVLSSLAYQGASLPMEWVEAINTHAVPADLTLFVEVSIEVAARRRAARGGPEELFDAEEKQRRISRQYAAAIKLRGKREHVVRIDGDPSVEAVTEACLTRVRKLLGQKPGRAAAVR; encoded by the coding sequence GTGAGCCCGGCTCCGAAGCCCGCCGCGCGTGGGCGTCTCATCGTGTTGGAAGGACTCGACGGCGCGGGGACCACCACCCAGGTGGAGCGCCTGGCGGCGGCCTTGCGCGCCGAGGGTCATCCCGTCTTCACCACCCGCGAGCCCTCGGACGGACCGGTGGGCGTGCTCATCCGCCAGGCCCTCACGGGCCGGGTGGTGCTGCCGGGCGGGGCGGGCCCCCTCGCGCCGGAGACCCTGGCGCTCCTGTACGCGGCGGACCGGACGGACCACCTCCGGGCCCGGGTGTTGCCCGCGCTCGAGGCGGGGCAGGTGGTGCTCAGTGATCGCTCCGTGCTCTCGTCGCTCGCCTACCAGGGCGCGTCGCTGCCCATGGAGTGGGTGGAAGCCATCAACACGCACGCGGTGCCCGCGGACCTGACGCTCTTCGTGGAGGTGTCCATCGAGGTGGCGGCACGGCGGCGCGCGGCGCGGGGAGGCCCGGAGGAGCTCTTCGACGCCGAGGAGAAACAGCGGCGCATCTCCCGGCAGTACGCGGCGGCCATCAAGCTGCGGGGCAAGCGCGAGCACGTGGTGCGCATCGACGGAGACCCGTCCGTGGAGGCCGTGACGGAGGCGTGCCTGACGCGGGTGCGCAAGCTGCTCGGACAAAAGCCCGGTCGCGCGGCGGCGGTGCGCTAG
- a CDS encoding competence/damage-inducible protein A, with translation MEPMGAAAVIIGNEVLTAKVVDANGPYLIQRLREVGIPLRSLEIVPDEVDFIVEAVSRARQRAKYVFTSGGIGPTHDDVTVRAVALAMGRRVVRLPEMVELIRQKGPERMTPEVMRLADAPEGAVLLHQSGNWYPVLTVEDVFLLPGVPQLFRTQLETVLGRLSGTPVHLRVLYLTAGESAVAGALDRVALDMPHVAIGSYPMFDPALDYSVKVTVESVDKAEVEAAFARLLEELPEGALLRTE, from the coding sequence ATGGAGCCCATGGGCGCGGCGGCGGTCATCATCGGCAACGAGGTCCTCACGGCCAAGGTGGTGGACGCCAACGGTCCCTACCTCATCCAGCGGCTGCGCGAGGTGGGCATCCCCCTGCGCTCGTTGGAGATCGTCCCCGACGAGGTGGACTTCATCGTGGAGGCGGTGTCCCGGGCGCGGCAGCGGGCGAAATACGTCTTCACCAGTGGCGGCATCGGGCCCACGCACGATGACGTGACGGTGCGCGCGGTGGCGCTGGCCATGGGGCGCAGGGTGGTGCGATTGCCGGAGATGGTGGAGCTCATCCGCCAGAAAGGTCCGGAGCGCATGACGCCCGAGGTGATGCGCCTGGCGGATGCCCCCGAGGGCGCGGTGCTCCTGCATCAGTCGGGGAACTGGTACCCGGTGCTGACGGTGGAGGACGTCTTCCTCCTGCCCGGCGTGCCCCAGCTCTTCCGCACGCAACTGGAGACGGTGCTCGGGCGGCTGAGCGGTACGCCCGTGCACCTGCGCGTGCTGTACCTGACCGCGGGCGAGAGCGCGGTGGCGGGGGCGCTCGATCGGGTGGCGCTGGACATGCCGCACGTGGCGATCGGCTCCTACCCGATGTTCGACCCGGCCCTGGACTACTCCGTGAAGGTGACGGTGGAGAGCGTGGACAAGGCCGAAGTGGAAGCGGCCTTCGCCCGGCTCCTGGAGGAGTTGCCGGAAGGCGCGCTCCTGCGCACGGAGTAG
- a CDS encoding cyclic nucleotide-binding domain-containing protein produces the protein MSDTLDWRPQEPAEALSDYAVLARRWVQQGWSLRAIALCKIILRLEPDHAPTRRLLSELDARKLDPNAPVGPAVPRPVPLERELERKPASASLLSGLGQWEFETMLESLELRDFEAGETIVEEGTPGDSLFAIVEGRVEVVRTLKSGRRRTVAVLEEGDFFGEMSLLSHVPRMASVRAFENTAVLELTRERLSLIVQRHPSVEGVLREFHRERLLDNVLRSNPLFRLLSNEQREVLSHDFELRARPAGAVLLEQGQPADALYLLLQGQCQVLHRDGTHGERMLRTLREGDMFGEIALMLGLNATATVRAETSCLLLRLDHGSCERHLLEQPAVREALAQMGHERLLRNAGLMAPLPDEATGS, from the coding sequence ATGTCCGACACGCTTGATTGGCGGCCCCAGGAACCAGCCGAGGCCCTCTCGGACTACGCGGTGCTGGCGAGGCGCTGGGTGCAGCAGGGGTGGTCGTTGCGCGCCATCGCCCTGTGCAAGATCATCCTCCGGCTGGAGCCGGATCACGCTCCGACGCGGCGGTTGTTGTCGGAGCTCGACGCGCGCAAGTTGGATCCCAACGCCCCCGTGGGCCCCGCCGTGCCGAGACCCGTTCCACTGGAGCGGGAGCTGGAGCGCAAGCCCGCGAGCGCGTCCCTGCTCTCGGGACTGGGCCAGTGGGAGTTCGAGACGATGCTCGAGTCCCTGGAGCTGCGGGACTTCGAGGCCGGCGAGACGATCGTGGAGGAGGGCACGCCTGGTGACTCGCTCTTCGCCATCGTGGAGGGGCGCGTGGAGGTGGTGCGGACGCTCAAGTCGGGGCGGCGGCGCACGGTGGCCGTGCTGGAGGAAGGCGACTTCTTCGGCGAGATGTCGCTCCTGTCCCACGTGCCGCGCATGGCGAGTGTGAGGGCCTTCGAGAACACGGCGGTACTGGAGCTGACGCGGGAGCGGCTGTCGCTCATCGTCCAGCGGCACCCATCCGTGGAAGGGGTGCTGCGCGAATTCCACCGCGAGCGGCTGCTCGACAACGTGCTGCGCAGCAATCCGCTCTTCCGGCTGCTGTCGAACGAGCAGCGCGAGGTCCTGTCGCACGACTTCGAGCTCCGGGCCCGGCCCGCGGGCGCGGTCCTGCTGGAGCAGGGGCAACCCGCGGACGCGCTCTACCTCTTGCTCCAGGGACAGTGCCAGGTGCTGCACCGGGACGGGACGCATGGCGAGCGCATGCTGCGCACCCTGCGTGAGGGTGACATGTTCGGGGAGATCGCCCTGATGCTCGGCCTGAATGCCACCGCCACCGTGCGCGCGGAGACGTCCTGCCTGCTGCTCCGCCTGGACCACGGCAGCTGCGAGCGGCACCTGCTCGAGCAGCCCGCCGTGCGCGAGGCGCTGGCCCAGATGGGCCATGAGCGCCTGTTGCGCAATGCCGGGTTGATGGCGCCGCTTCCGGATGAGGCGACGGGCTCCTGA
- the asnS gene encoding asparagine--tRNA ligase, translating to MQVVSVKKALEGSIAPDTKVEVRGWVRTRRDSKAGISFVNVSDGSTFDPIQVVAPNALPNYEKDVLHLTAGCSVICRGTLVKSQGKGQSFEIQADEVQVLGFVDDPDTYPIQPKQHTLEFLREVAHLRPRTNTFGAITRVRHTAAQAIHRFFHEEGFFWVNTPIITASDAEGAGQMFRVSTLDAVNPPRTEGGKIDWSKDFFGKEAYLTVSGQLNVEAYCLALSKVYTFGPTFRAENSNTTRHLAEFWMIEPEIAFANLNDDADLAERFLKYVFKAVLTECAPDMKFFEERQLKGVTERLEKFIQSSFERIDYTDAIEILKKAKKKFEYAPEWGKDLQTEHERYLAEEHVGRPVVVMNYPEQIKAFYMRMNDDGKTVAAMDVLAPGIGEIIGGSQREERLDRLDERMKKFGLHPEGYQWFRDLRRYGSVPHAGFGLGFERLIVYICGLQNIRDAIPYPRVPGSAQF from the coding sequence ATGCAGGTGGTCAGTGTGAAGAAGGCGCTGGAGGGCTCGATCGCTCCGGACACCAAGGTCGAGGTTCGCGGCTGGGTGCGCACCCGCCGGGACTCCAAGGCGGGCATCAGCTTCGTCAACGTGAGTGATGGCTCCACCTTCGATCCCATCCAGGTGGTGGCGCCCAACGCGCTGCCCAACTACGAGAAGGACGTGCTGCACCTGACCGCGGGCTGTTCGGTCATCTGCCGCGGCACGCTCGTCAAATCCCAGGGCAAGGGCCAGTCCTTCGAGATCCAGGCCGACGAGGTCCAGGTGCTCGGCTTCGTGGATGATCCAGACACCTATCCCATCCAGCCCAAGCAGCACACGCTGGAGTTCCTGCGGGAAGTGGCCCATCTGCGCCCGCGCACCAACACCTTCGGCGCCATCACCCGCGTGCGCCACACGGCGGCCCAGGCCATCCACCGCTTCTTCCACGAGGAGGGCTTCTTCTGGGTGAACACGCCCATCATCACCGCGAGCGACGCGGAGGGCGCCGGGCAGATGTTCCGCGTGTCCACGCTCGACGCGGTGAACCCGCCTCGCACGGAGGGCGGGAAGATCGACTGGAGCAAGGACTTCTTCGGCAAGGAGGCCTACCTCACCGTCTCCGGCCAGCTCAACGTGGAGGCGTACTGCCTGGCGCTGTCCAAGGTGTACACGTTCGGCCCCACCTTCCGCGCGGAGAACTCCAACACCACCCGGCACCTGGCCGAGTTCTGGATGATCGAGCCGGAGATCGCCTTCGCCAACCTGAACGACGACGCGGACCTGGCCGAGCGCTTCCTCAAGTATGTCTTCAAGGCGGTGCTCACCGAGTGCGCCCCGGACATGAAGTTCTTCGAGGAGCGCCAGCTCAAGGGCGTGACCGAGCGGCTGGAGAAGTTCATCCAGTCGAGCTTCGAGCGCATCGATTACACGGATGCGATCGAGATCCTCAAGAAGGCCAAGAAGAAGTTCGAGTACGCGCCCGAGTGGGGCAAGGACTTGCAGACCGAGCACGAGCGCTACCTCGCCGAGGAGCACGTGGGCCGGCCCGTGGTGGTGATGAACTACCCCGAGCAGATCAAGGCCTTCTACATGCGCATGAACGACGACGGGAAGACCGTGGCGGCCATGGACGTGCTCGCGCCGGGAATCGGCGAGATCATCGGCGGCAGCCAGCGCGAGGAGCGGCTGGATCGGCTGGACGAGCGCATGAAGAAGTTCGGCCTGCACCCGGAGGGCTACCAGTGGTTCCGCGATCTGCGGCGCTACGGCTCGGTGCCGCACGCGGGCTTCGGGCTCGGCTTCGAGCGGCTCATCGTCTACATCTGCGGCTTGCAGAACATCCGCGACGCCATTCCGTACCCGCGCGTGCCAGGCTCGGCGCAGTTCTGA